The following nucleotide sequence is from Candidatus Woesearchaeota archaeon.
TTCCAAGCCTGGATTTGATGAATTAAAAGCAGGTATTATGAGAAAAAAGTTTTAGAAGTTCATACATTCCCCAATACCTTCTCAGAATCTGCTATTCGTTTAAGAGCAAGATAGTAGGCTGCATGCCGTAAACTAACATTGTTTTCAGTTGCTACTTGAGGTATATCTTTAAACGCTTTGGTTATTTTCTGCTCTAATTTTTTAATAACTTCATCTTCTTCCCAGTAATATCCTTGTAAGTTCTGCACCCATTCAAAATAACTAACAATGACACCACCAGCATTAGCAAGAATATCAGGAATTACAATAACTCCTTTCTTAAATAAAACTGCATCAGCTTCTGCGCTTACCGGTCCATTGGCAAGTTCAAGGATGTACTTTGCTTTGACTGAATCAACATTCTTCTTAGTAATTGCATCGCCTAAAGCAGCTGGAACAAGGATATCAACTGGTAAAGCTAGCAATTTCTCATTAGTTATTTCTGTTGCATCTTTAAAATTTTTTAATGAACCTGATTTTTGTTTATGATCATAAACTTTTGAAATAGCCAAGCCTTTTTTATCATAAATTCCAGACTTAGAGTCACTAACAGCAACAATAGTATATCCCCATTCTGATAAAATTCTTGCCATATGATATCCTGCATTCCCAAATCCTTGTACTGCAACAGTTAGTTTTTTATGATCTAATTTTTTAAGCTTAACAAATTCACGCAGCACAAAAGCCCCGCCTTGTGAGGTTGCATAGGAACGGCCTTTGCTGCCCCCAAGAGCTAATGGCTTACCAGTTATTACTCCAGGTACTTTCTGATTGGTAATAGATTCATATTCGTCCAACATCCAAGCCATAATTTGTTCATTAGTATTAACATCAGGAGCAGGAATATCAACATATGGCCCTATAAAAGGTGCAATCTCCCTAATATATCCTCTGCTTAGTCGTTCGAGTTCTCGTTGCGACAATGTTTTTGGATCAACAACAACACCGCCTTTTGCCCCCCCATAGGGTATATCTGCTACAGCGCATTTCAAACACATTAAAAAAGCAAGCATTTTAACTTCTTCAAGATCAACTTCTGGATGAAAACGAATCCCCCCTTTTGCTGGCCCGCGAGCATCAGAGTATTGTACACGATAACCAGAGAATACTTTTACATTTCCATTATCCATGCGAACAGGAAAGTTAACATTGATAACACGGCGAGGAAGTTTGATAGTTTCTAACTCAGGAATTTGTAAATTTGTTTTTTTAAGTTGATCAAGTTGCAATTGACATGCTTTACAGACTGCGTCTTCATAACCCTTCATATTATCACCCATAAAAGCGAGTAAGGTGGTGTTTATATAGATTTTGTTGAATAAACAAAATACATTTAAAATAACGTGATATTATCAAGTAATTATGGGAAACAAAGAAGTTAAAGAAAAGAAAATTGATCGATTTGAAGATATTATTAACATATTGAAAGATTATGAAAAAAATACCCCTAAAGCAGAAGGGAAAGTGAGCAGTAATCACATATATGAAAATTGTATGTGCGGTTCCAAACATGGAGACGAACGTGATAAAGAAAAAGAGCACGCCTATCATTTGAGTGAATTAACTGATGAACCTATAACCAAAGAAGACATAGAAAAAAGATCACCCTTAATCATCAAAGATGACGAACAAGATGATGAGGATGATGAAAAAGAAGAAGAAGAGTAAATCATTACATTTTAAAATAGGAAAGTTCATCACGTAGATTATGCGCGAAAACAAACACAAGAAAGGAAAAAAAGATCCTCTCAAAGAGATCATCAAGATTCTAGAAGAATATGAAAAAGACACACCAAAAATGAAAGCCAAAGATACAAAAAGTACCTTTGACTCATGCAGGTGTGGCACGCCTCATGGCGATGAACAAGATACAGACCCTGATGAAGCATATCATTTAAGAAGCCATGCTGAGAATGTAGATGAAAGTGAAGTTACAGAAACAAAAGAGAAGAAAGTAAAAACAAAGAAAAAATAAAAGATATTCTTTATTCTGAAGGTCTTATCCATGATTCTTTTCTCGACATAAGCAAACAGCATAAAGTGCTTATCCCGATAGTAAACAACGATGCTCCAACAATCCAAACTGGCTTGTCAATGATATTGCCATAGATAAAGAAAGGAACACCGATTACAAACGACGTCAACACCCCCCAAAATACTCCTCGTGCATCTAATCTATTCCAATACAAACTTAACACTGTTGGCACGACAACACAAGCAGCAATACTATTAAAAATCCACCACAATTGTTTTAACCCAAAGTTTGGAATATAGGTAACAGCTAACGCAACTAAAAACCCAACAATTGTTATGCCAAACATCGCTAATTGTGAATTTCTGATACCCTTTTTATCAAGTTGTTTTGCAATACTTATTTCTTCAGGATTAAGCTGCCGCTGTTGATCCATTTTTTGTAAAATTTCTCGTTCTTTTGCAGTATATTTCACTACATCAGTTACATACAATGAACTTGCAGCATTTAATCCTGAATCCAACGTTGAAAGCAAAGCACTTAATAACATTACAACAAACAAAACTAATGCACTTGCAGGAAGAAATTTTGCAACTGCAACAACACCAATCATCGAGACATCAATTCCTTCAGGCAAGGTGATTCCAAGGGATGAATTAGCTGCAAGGAATCCCAAAAATGACAAGACAACAGGTACAATCCCAAACATAAAAGCACCAAACACAAATGAAGGAACTAAATTGTTCTTTTTAATGGCAAAAGCACGCTGCCAGTATTGCTGGTCTGAAATTGCTCCAGAGATAAGTCCAATTGCTGTAACAATACCAAAAGAAAATGCAACGCTTGGATCAAAAAGACTAGTGAATTTTCCACTAACTCCACCTAGTCCTAAAGTAACTGCATGAAACCCACCCACTTTTAATAATATCCATGGAATAACAACAACAATACCAATAATAATTAAAAGAAATTGAACAAAATCAGTAACAATAGATGATTCAAGCCCTGAGATTAATGAATATGTTAAAACAATCACTGCCAATATAATCATAACAGGAATAACTGGTATGCCTGTAAGAAAAGAAACAAGATTACCTCCCGCATAAAGCTGCACGGTAACAGCCATCACTTGATAAAAAAAATAAGGAAACAAATAGATAGTATGCACTCTCTCACTTTGCAAACGATATTTAATCCACTGTGGTAAAGTGTAACCATAAGGTAATTTTTCTCGGATTTTAGGAGCTAAAAACATAAAGATAAGCAACGCAATAATATTAGGAATAACAAACCAAAATATTCCCGGCAATCCCTGTTTATAGGACACTTGAACAGAGATAAATAATGCTGGCGCCCAAATCCAAGATGCTGCAATACTTGCTGCGCCAAGCCACCAACTAACATTTCTTTCTGCAACAAGAAAACCTTGAATAGTTTTATATTGTTTCCATCGTGCAAAAACATACGTAATGAGAATCATAAATATGCCATAGATAACTAAAATAAGATATCCCATCCATGCCGGTAAAGTTGTTATTGATGACATAGTTTCACACTCCAAGTAAGTTTCACTGTTAAGTGATTACAATGTGAGTTTACCCAGAAACCAACTATATTAATATTGATGGTGGCAATCACCACCAAAAATAACAACTATTAAATAGAGGCATGTTAACTGAATATCAAATAACACTAATCTATTACATAAATATAGCAAGATTTATTAATAGATATATACTTATAATATAATATGAATGAAAATATATGTAAAAAGATACTTGAAAACAAACAATTATTTGTACCTGCCTTATTTACTGATAAGCAGGTTGAAATCATAGAAAAACACCTGAAAAAACAGTCATTAACAAAAACAGAACAAACCTATCTTTACACGGCAATAAAGAAGAAAATGGATGCGCTTCAATGTTTGCAGGAACAGTTTTATCTGCAAGGCAATACTTCAACGATGATCCCAGAACGAGTAGAGGAAGCAAAGCAAATATTAAAACAGCTTAACAAAGAAAAAGCATTCATTTCAGGTTCTTTTTTATTCAGCAAAAAGTATAATGATATTGACATATTTATAGTAGGAAAGCGAAGAAAGCAATATCATGAAGGGAAAAGAACATATATTGGAATTAGAGAAAAAGACTTAAAAAAACCATTATTTTATTCTGCATTACAATACTCAATATCCAATTTTGAAATTCCACCTATAAAACCAATTATAAAAAGACCTGAACTTAATGATATTATTTTTGCATATCAAGTTGCAATAAAAGAGATTCTTGAAAATGAAGATCAGAAGATAATCAGGGAATTATTATTAGATTATTATTTATTTGTCGAGAATATAATCCTTAACTCATATAGCTTATCGCAGAAGATGTATAAAATAATTAACAAACAAAAAGGGAAAAAAATTGAAGAAATTAATCATATAACAAGACAACTTATTTTAAAGTTATATTCTAAGAAGTATCTTTATGTAGTATGTACAAAGTTTGGAAAGAATATCAAAGAAACCATCCCATTATATCCAAAAGCCAATGATAATCTCCTCATTTATGATCAATTTATAGAGGGAATAAAACATGAATGTAGAAAATTTAAAGCAGAAACTTAAAGAACTATTTGGCGAACAAGTTGTATTTAACAAAGATTTTGATAGATATGCTGAGACTATTAAGAATATCGATGAAAACCTAATGATATGGTGTCAACGATTAAAGAATGGTGAAATTAAACCTGAGTTTGGATCTATTTTTAGTGATTATGTAATTTTCATCAAAAAGATCGGATCTTCTAATAGATGTATTATAATAAAGATAAAGAATGGGGAATTCAAAGAGGTTCATCTGGGAGATCATGCTTATTATGATAAATTAAGAAAGCAATTAGGTATTAAACAAAGTAGTTAGAATAATCAGGTGCTGATATGTACGAAGAACTATTCCGCGAAATTGGCTTAAGTCCAAACGAAGCTAGAATTTACGAAGCATTGCTCCAAACAGGCGATGCTTCAGTGCAGACTATTGCAATTAAGGCAAACATTCATCGGAGAAATGCATATGATGCTTTAAGCAGACTTTTAGAAAAAGGATTAATCTCCCAAACCATTCTCAGCAATGAGCAGCACTTCAAAGCAACCAATCCAGAACGATTGCTTTCCATGATAAAAGAAAAAGAAGATAAAATAACAAAAGCGCTTCCGGAAATCAAGCAAAAGTTTTTTCAAAAACAAGAAAAAGAACAAGCATATATCTACAAAGGCATCCAAGGATTCAGAAATTACATGCAGGATATTCTTGATGTTGGCAAAGATGTTTATTGCATTGGCGCTAAAGGTGGATGGTTTGAACCACGATTAAAAACATTCAGATTTAGATTCTATGAAGAACTCAAAAAAAAGAACGTCAAATGCTACCATTTATTTGATGCAGAAATGATGCAACAGCAGAACGAAGCTGAAGGACCTGTACCAGTACATCTCCATGAAGCACGATTTTTACCTGAAAAATATTCCACACACTCAGCAATTGATATTTTAGATGATCGTGTCATTACTTTCACTGGATTAAATATTAACAAGCTTGATGATGATGTCACTATATTTGTGTTAATAAGCAAAAAACTAGCTGATGATTACAAAAAATGGTTTTGGCTGATGTGGAATGCAAGTTCCCCAATTGATAAAGGAGAAGAAAAAGCTAAAGAGAACTTTGCAAAATTATGGTTACTGCCTATTTTGTGAGCATTTTCGAAATACTTATCGGGCAATTTTCGGAGTTCCAGAGAGAAAATTGCTTTGTTTAACAAAGATCTCAATGCGAACTGGCAGTAACCCGAGCTTTGCATTCTTATAAATATTTAATTATATTTTATATAAGGGTATTAAGAATTTCGTAGAAAATTCTTACCACTAACAAGATAATAATTTAAAAGATAATACCACTGGCAAGATAATAATTTTGAGTGATATTGAAAATATATTTTTAAGAAACATAATATTTATATACCACGCCATGCCGTAAAAATGAAGATATCTTGTATAATTAAACAGAAGCAACCACAAGATATTGTGTACTATCCAACGACGAACAAAAGAGGCTGAACGTCATGAATGAACAAAAAATCCTGCGAATTAAAAAAAGAACTGGTGAATATGTTGGATTTGATCTGAAGAAAATTTCTAATGCTATTTTCAAAGCTGCCCAGGCAGTGGGAGGTTCTGATTATAAAATCTCAGAACGATTAGCAGAACAAGTTTTTGACATGCTCAATGAACAGGACTTGAAAGAAGACATACCTTCAGTGGAAGATGTTCAGGATTGCGTTGAAAAAGTGCTTATTGAAACAGGACATGCAAAAACAGCAAAAGCTTTTATCTTATATAGACAAAAACGTGCAGAAGCACGATTAAAAGCTGATGCATTAGTTGGTATAAAAGGTTTGGAAGAAAAGCAAGATCCTTTTGGCGTGAATGAAGAATTATTCGGCAGTTCATTAACCAGCCATAATATCAAAGTTACGGTAACTGAACCAATTGCAAAAATGTTTACGTATAACAGCAAATTATCCAAGTTAGTGGATAAAAATAAAATTAATGCCTATAGAAAATTATTTTATATGCTCAAGGATATGCAGAAGGAGGGTTCGTTGCCATTGCATCCTGCAAATGATTATTTAGCAGGCAATGAACTTGCCATGGATATTTACAGGAAAAAATATTATGTCCACGATCTTGATGATAACCTTATTGAGCAGCGTCCGGAAGATGTATTTGTAAGGCTTGGTTCTTATCTTGCATCTATTGAAGAAGATGAAGACAATCAAGTGTATTTTGCCCAGGAATTCTATAAAATGCTTTATGAAGGATATTTTGTGCCTGGCGGCAGAGTAATTGCTGGAGCTGGAGATTTATATAGATTAAAAACATTAGCAAATTGCTTTGTTTCAGTGATGGAAGATGATAACATTGAATCTATTTACAAAGCTGCTTTCGAATGTGCGCGAACATATTCATATGGGGGAGGAATTGGCGTTGATATTTCTACCCTGCGTCCAAGAGAAGCTGTGGTACATAATGCAGCAAATTTCTCAACAGGCAGCGTTTCATTCATGGAAATCTACTCATTAACAACAGGGTTAATTGGTCAAGCTGGAAGGCGAGGCGCATTAATGCTAACTATTGATGTTAAGCATCCTGATATTCTTAATTTTATTAGAGTCAAACAAGAATCAAATTGGGTGACAAAACAGATTAGGGAGCAATGCAGCTGGTCAGGAAAATTCAACGCTGAACAGCTGGATGCGATTGAAAAACAAGTTCGTGAAAACACCCAGGTAAGGTTTGCAAATATTAGCATGAAAGTTACTGATGAATTCATGACTGCTGTTGAAGAGCAAAATAAGTATGGAAAGGATAAAATAGTAGTGTATAAAAAATTTAGCAAATTGATTATTAATAGAGTTAACCAAAGCAAAGAAATGAATTTTGCCTTTGGCATTCCTTCAAAATATTTAGAGAATTATGAGTTATATAAAGTATTTGAAACCATTGAAGAAGCAAATGAGTTTATACATAAAGAAACAAACAAACAGATCTCCAAGCAATTGCTTGAAAATGTGCAGAACAGGGACATTTATGGAGATGTAATTGTACCAGTAGAATCACAAAATTATGATTTAGCAGTGAGATATTCAGGTGATTATTTATTATATTTTAGTTCTGAACCTGCAGGAGAAACAAGAAGATTAGTAAAAGCGCGGGATATTTGGGATGAATTTGTTAAAGGTAATTATCAAACAGCTGAGCCAGGATTAATATTCTGGTCAAGAATGACAAAGTATTCACCTTCTAATTATATAGGGAGACCAATTGCAAGTACAAACCCCTGTATTGCAGGAAACTCACAGGTATCAACAAGTAAAGGATTGCAGCAAATAAAAGAGCTTGTTGGTAAAACGCCTCAGATTCTAACTGACAACCGAGTGCCTATACAAGTGAGAGATACTAACGGAAGAATTATGTTGCTCGAACAAAAACAACAAGGAGTAAGTTTTGACACTATAGAAGCAGCATGGTCATCGGGAATTAAAGAAACCTATAAACTTACCACAAAAAAGGGCTATGAAATCACTGCAACAGGTGATCATAAGATTATGACTACTGAAGGTTTTAAGCAGTTACATGAACTTACACCTAAAGATAAAATTTTAATCCAAAAAGGAGAAGGCATGGGAAACAATGATAAGCTATTATCTATTGAAAGAGATGAAATTATCAAAGGAGATAATAATCATATCTATCATTACAAATTCCCCACAACATGGTCAAAAGAACTTGGGCAATTGCTTGGTTGGACAGTAGGAGATGGATTTATCACTCCTGAACCAGATAATAGACTTGGGTTAGTATTTAGTAAAGAAGATGAAGACGTGATGAGCCAGTTAAAGAAGTTTATTGAGGAGATATATGGAAAAGAAACAAAACCAAGCATCAGAGAGTCTACAACACAATTAAGATACCATAGTAAATATTTTTGTGATTTTCTACGTAGATTAGGCATCAAAAGTGTAAAAGCTGAACTTAAGCAAGTTCCGCATAGGATATTTACTGCGCCAAAAGAAGCAGTAGTAGGATTTTTACAGGGATTGTTTACTGCTGATGGAACTATGGCAGTTGGCGAAAAAGGGAATTATATTCGATTAACTTC
It contains:
- a CDS encoding Glu/Leu/Phe/Val dehydrogenase, translating into MGDNMKGYEDAVCKACQLQLDQLKKTNLQIPELETIKLPRRVINVNFPVRMDNGNVKVFSGYRVQYSDARGPAKGGIRFHPEVDLEEVKMLAFLMCLKCAVADIPYGGAKGGVVVDPKTLSQRELERLSRGYIREIAPFIGPYVDIPAPDVNTNEQIMAWMLDEYESITNQKVPGVITGKPLALGGSKGRSYATSQGGAFVLREFVKLKKLDHKKLTVAVQGFGNAGYHMARILSEWGYTIVAVSDSKSGIYDKKGLAISKVYDHKQKSGSLKNFKDATEITNEKLLALPVDILVPAALGDAITKKNVDSVKAKYILELANGPVSAEADAVLFKKGVIVIPDILANAGGVIVSYFEWVQNLQGYYWEEDEVIKKLEQKITKAFKDIPQVATENNVSLRHAAYYLALKRIADSEKVLGNV